AGTTGGTGATGAGCGCGATCACGCCGGGGATGATGAGGAGCAGGGAGAAAGCATATCCCCAGCGCCGCTTGCCCACTATATCCCAGGTCCGGTTGGTCACCGCGCGACCCTCCCGGCCAAGCGGGCCAACTGCGGCCCGAGGCCCGCGGTCGCGGCGGCGTCCACAAATGCCCGCGTAACGATGATCGCTGTGAACATGCTAACCAGCACCCCAATGCTGAGCGTAACCGCGAAGCCGCGGATCGGCCCGGAGCCCAGAAGAAACAGCACACCCGTGGCGATCAGCGTCGTGATGTTGGAGTCCAGGATCGTCGTCGTCGCCCTGGTCCAGCCCGCTGCTATCGCCGCGCGCAGGCTCTTGCCGGCACGCAGCTCCTCCTTGACCTTCTCGAAAATGATCACGTTGGCATCCACCGCCATCCCGATGGAGAGAACGATCCCTGCGATGCCGGGCAGCGTGAGCGTTGCGCCCAGACCGCTCAGCAGTGCCAGCAGGGCCAGCAGGTAGAGGGAAAGCGCGAAGTCGGCCATCAGACCTGGCAGGCCGTAGTAGAGCGCCATGAAGACCCCTACGGCTACCAGCGCGACGCTCGAGGCCTTCAGGCTCTTGTCAATTGAGTCCCGGCCCAACTGAGGTCCAACCGTGCGGTTCTCCACTACCTCGACCGGGATGGGCAGCGACCCGCCCCGCAGGAGAACGGCCAGGTCGCGGGCCTCCTCGATCACGCGGAAACCGCCGCTGATCTGCCCGCTCCCACCGGTGATGCGATCTCGAATGACCGGTGACGATATGACCTCGTTGTCGAGCACGATCGTCAGGTACTTGCCGACGTTCGCGCCCGTGTAATCCTCGAACGTCTTGGCGGCCTTGCCGCGGAACTTGAAATGGACTATGGGCTCGGCGCTGTTCTGGTCGAAGCCGGCCTGCGCGCTTTCCAGGTCTGCCCCGGTCAGCACCACCTTCTTGGCCAGAGGCAACGATCGGGCAGTACCGGTCTGGCCCGGGGGCTGAGGGGCACCCGGCCGCTCGGGGAGGATGACCGTCTTGCCGTCGGCGCTCCAGTGCGCGCCGTCGGGCAGCGACTGCGCACCGGTGTCCACGAACTCCAGCAACGCCGTCTTCCCGATCAGCTTGATCGCCCGTTCGGGATCCTGGATTCCAGGCAACTCGACGATGATGCGCTTCAGGCCCTGCCGCTGGATCGTCGGCTCCACCACGCCCAACTGATCTATGCGCTTCTCGATCACCCGCATCGCGGCATCCACGGCCTCGGGCGTGGCCTGTGCGGTTGACGTGTCCAGCCCCTCCAGCACTAGCAGGCTGCCTCCCTTGAGATCAAGGCCCAGGTTCATGTGCAGCGTGGGGCTACGGAAGACCGGCGTGCGACCGACGAACGTCAGCGGGCGGAACGCCACCTGTATCGCCGCAAGGCCGAGGACAAGGATGATGACCAGACGGAAGCCGAGACGCGCTCTCAACAGCAATCCCCTTCCAGGGAGTAATGATGATCGGGCGCAAAAAAAACGGGCAGAAGCCCAGGACATTATAGCCAGGGCGCGAAGGTACTGTCAAACGCGCGGCGGACGCGCCGGCTCCAGACGAACACGCCGCGAAGGGAGCCGGCAGGCGCACGCGAACAGTTCCGCTGTGAGCCTGTTCCCGGAACCCGCCGGCGTCCCGAAGACCGCCCCGATCACCGTTCGAGGGTGCGAGGTCTTCGTGGGAACCTGCTCGTGGGCAGACCGCGGCGTGGTGGCCAGCGACTTCTACCCGCGCGGTACGAAGACCGACCCGAGAGCCCGTCTCGCGCACTATGCCGGCGTCTTCCCCGCCGTCGAGGTGGACGCTAGCTACCACGCCCTGCAACCCCCCGAACGCGCCAGACAGTGGCTGGACTGGACGCCGGCCTCGTTCAGGTTCGGTATCAAGGCGTTCGCGTGGCTGACGCGCCACGAGAGCGATCCGAGGCGACTGCCGCCCGCGATCGCTGCTCTCCTACCCCCGGGTCTGCGGTCCGGCGGTCCGGTGCGCGGCGACCGCGTCCCGGAGGAGGCGCTGGGCGCGGTCTGGGACCAGTTCGCGGAGTTCGTCAACGTGTTTGTCGCGGAGGGCCGGCTGGGCTACGTCTTGTTTCAGTTTCCCAAGGGTGTGGGGTACTCGCCGGACCTGTTCGCCTACCTCGAGACATGGGCGCCCTACCTGCGCGACTGGCCGGTGGCCGTGGAGATCCGCCACAAGGAGTGGCTGTACCACCGGCACCGGGAGGCGTTCCTGGGCTTCCTGCGTGAGCGCGGGTATGCCTATGTAGTTCCCGACATGGCCCAGGTGCAGTACTTCCCTCCGCCCGAGGTAGAGGTGACCGCCGGGTGGTCGGTCGTCCGGTTCCACGGCCGCAATCCGGCGCTTGTAGAGCGCAGGGTGCCCACGGACCGCGCATATGACTACCTCTACTCGCGGGAGGAACTGGAGGGGTGGGCCGCGACCGTGGGCACGCTGGCTCCCAGGGTCGGCTCCCTCTATCTCATGTTCAACAACCACGCCCGCGGCCAGGCCGCGCAAAACGGCCGTGAGATGCAGGCGCTGCTGACTGCATCCGGCTGACCCCGCCCGCTCAGCCGCCCGCCTGCATCCTGAGTTGCGCCTCCTGTTCCAGTCGCGCCAGAGAGAATCCCAGGGGAACCAGCAACGTTTCGGCGGTGCGCATCAACTGACCCACGTAGTAGTCCGCGTCGCACGACCAGTCAGGTCCCAGCAGCCCAAGGGGCCGAACCCGGTCCTCGGGCAGGCGCGCGCGCGCGTCGGTGACCACGTACTGGATCCGCTCGCCCGGATGCAGCCGCACCCCGGCGCGGGCCATCTGGCGCGCGGCCACGGCCACGGCCGCGTTGTTCCTGTAATCCTCCGGCGCGCGCGAGATGGTCGTCGTCACGGCAAGATCGGCGGCCCGGACCTCCCGGCCCCGCAACCGGACCACGGCCTCGGTCAGGATGTCCAGCACCCGCGGTCCCGCGGCGCGCACCTCCGCCGCCGTCCTGGCCGCGAAGAGCACCTCCAGCATTCTGGCCTGCGTGCGCTCAACGAGCGCAGGGACGTCCGAGCGCCGGACCTCGATGCCGCGCACCTTGGTCCCACCGTCATCGAAACGGCCCAGGTAGCGGTTGGGCACACCCAGGCCCGGATGCGTGCGCGACGGCAGGAACGCGATCCAGTCGTAGACGCCCTCGACGAGAATTGGGAGCCCGGTCGTCTCCTCTATCACCCGGGCCAGGCCGTCGTAGTCGGCGTGCGTTGCGCCACTCCGGTGCAGCCACATGGAGTCCACCAACGCGTGGAGCATCCGATAGCCCCGGGTTTCAGCCAGGTCCTTGGCCCGCAGGAGCATCTCGCGGGAGAAGGCGGTTGTGGCCTCGTGCGCCTCGATGCGGCCGAAGCGGGCGTTGCGATACCCGAGGTAGCCAAATGAGTTGCCAGTGAGAACTCCGCCCTCAACGAAGAACACCGCTGGCTCCTCAACTAGCTGAAAGCAGTACACATACGGCTTGTCGTACGGAACTCGATCTAACGACTTCACAGGTGCAAACAACAGCGGCGATTCGACTAGCCGTTCGTCAAAGGAGTGTGCCAGCGGGATCCAATCGCCAACTGAGAGTTGGTCGGCCCGCTTGACCCGCAACTGCCCTTGTTCGAGCACATAGCAGCGGTGGTTCGGCGTCATCAGCAACTCTCGCCCCCACCGCAACCGCATGCGAATCATCGTTGGAGGCGCGGGCACCTTGATGACGGCATGCACGGGCTTCACACAGCCGCGAAGGCGGCCATCGATACCGGTGACTGCCAGATCATCTACCGGTTGCTCCCCACATGTCGAACCCGGGAGATAGGTATCCACGAGATCTCGAATCGATGCGATCTTCCAGCGCCCGTTCGCGCGGTGCAGAATGCTCGTGTCGCCGTCCAAGCAGCACACCAGGCACCACTTCAGCGCGGTCTGCCGCTGCTGGTAGAGGGCGCGCGCCTCGCCGGAGGTCTCCTGCTTCCGCCGCTTGTAGTACGCCCGCCGCGCCAGCAGCGGCTCCAACACCTCCGGCAGCAGGCCCCTTCGTCGCCTGCACAGGCGCGCGCCGGTCTCCGGCACGCGCGGCGCGTCCGGACAGCACCTGCAATTGATCGTCTCAGGCGAGATGTTGAACCGCTCCATGATCGTGGGATACATGGACGCGAAGTCGAGCTCGCCGACACCCTCAAACAGGCCCACGACCGGCTGGTAGGTGAGCCCACCCTTGTCCGTGACCAGCAGTTCTCCGGCCGACTTGAACCCTTCGGGCTCGCTCTTGCGCCATGGGACCAGCACGCCCCGCCGGATCGCGCGGTGAATCTGCATCGCGCTGATCGCCGTCCCAATCGAGGTCCGGGCCAGATACTGTACCGGCAGGCATGCCAGGCGCGCGATCTCCAGCAGCCCGGCCAGTTCGGACTCGCCGTATATGAACGAGTTGCGCAGGTCGAGGTGCCAGCGGCCCCGGAGCATCTGCGCGCCGGCCGTGAATACGGTCTGGCCGTAGGTGACGTACGAGCGGGCGCGCCGCATCCGCAGGTCCTGGCCGCGCTCGCGGTTCCACCGCAGCGGAACGCCGGTCCGCGCCGCGAGCGCCCGCAGCCGCGGCAGGAGGAACGCGTCGCCCCACTCGGTGAGAAGTACGTCGGGATCGTAGCGATCGAGCAGGCGGTTGAGACTGCCGATCAGGTCCTCGGGGCGATCGCCGCAGAGCACGACCGTTTCTCCGTTTACCGACGCCTCGATCTCGGTCATCCGACCGTGTGCCGGGTTGATGGGGTCGCCGTCCAGGCGCAGGCGCATCGTGACCAGCGGAGGAAGGGCGTACTCAAGGTCCTCCGGCGTATCTAACGGCTGGAACTCCTGTACCGTGACGGCCGGCCCTCCCGCCACCCGATACCGCCCCAGCGGGAACAGCCCGGTCTGTGCAAAGAACAGTTGAGGGATGCTGAGGTCACAATCGAACGGCGACAGGCCTCTGATGCGGGCGACCGAGCGTACCGCGGATGGGAAGGCAAGCGGTGAGCGGACGGCGATCCGCAGCACCGGCAGCGCCGCGCCGGAGAGGAGCTCTTCCCGCGCTGCCATCGCCGTCTCGGCCGCAATCCCCTGGTCGGCCAGGCGCGCCGGCAGCCGGGCCAGAAGACGCTCCGGTCCTGCGACATAGAAGACCGGGGCAAACGGCGCCACCAGACGGTGCGCCCGGCCGTCCTCGCCGATCAACCAGACCGCCATGCCGTCCCCGGTGGGATAGGCGTCGAACAACCAGCCGGTCAACATCACCTCACCCCGGCCCGGGATCACCGGCCTGGCCGGCGCTACGGTCCGGCGTACCCGGCGCACCGGCCTCCAGGTCTTCCACCCGGACGCGCAGCGCCTCCACCAGCTTCGCCATCTCAATCAGCATGGCCAGCATCAGAACCTCAAACGGCACCGGATGCGACAGGTAAGCGGCGGGCGCGGTATGATGGCGCGCGGCCGCGAAGAGCCGGTCGAGGATCACCCGGTCCTCTCTGCGCAGCGCCCGGCGGAACGGCGCGAAGTTCGCTTCCTCCTGGGCGACGATCTGCGTCATGGTGGGTACGGTGCGGCCCATCAGCACCACCGCCGCGCGGCCAGCAGCGGCACCTCCGGCTCCCACCACCAGCGGCCGGGTGAGGGTTTCTCCCCGGCTATCTCGATCCTTCCCTCACGGCAGGAGGCACGGAACACCCAGTCCGCCGCAGCGGCAATCTGTACCCCAAACCCTTCACGCCCGCGTACCGGTGGCTGGGGCGGCGCGGCCACCACCAGCGGGTGCTGCCGCGCGGCCAGGCGGGTGAGGGTCGCGAGCACCCGCTGGAAGATCCGCCGGGCCTCGGCGGTGGAGAGGTCCTCATCGTGGAGTGGATCCAGCAGGCCGGCTATCAGCACGCCGGAGGATCGGCGCGCCGCAACCGCGCCCTCCAGACGGTCAACAACCGCGGCTTCGAGCTGGTAGGCGGTGAAGACGCGCGAGATGAAAACGCTGGCCAGCAGGGCTTCGGGACGCCGCCCCATCCGGCGCGCCAGGCCGGTGAGCAGGTACGGGTTGAGCGCGTTTGCCCCATCCACGATCAGGAGCGGGCTGGCAGGAGTCGCTGCGCGCAGGCCGAGCAGCAGGCCTACGGTCAGGCAGGCCGGATCCCCGTGGACCAGAACAAATCCGGTGCCTGGAAAAGGTGTGTACATCGGGCGACCTGGAGCACAGCGCCGGATACATGGGCTCCATCCCGATTATACGAACAAGTGTTCGTATGTCAATGCCGAACAGGGGCAGGAATCAGCGAGCTACGGCAAATCTGAGGTACCACTCCCGCAGCGCTGGGTTGCGGTACTGAAACTCGCTGATCAGAGCAAGCCCCACCTTGGCGCCGCCCAAGATCCCGGCCAGAATCCCGGGGCGCGTAGGAACGCCCACCACCTGCGGCGACACGGTCAGGAAGAGCTCGTCCAGGACCTGTGCCTCGGCCAGGTGTCGGTTGACAACCGGTCCACCCTCGGCCAGCACCCTTCCGAACCCGCGGGCTCCAAGCAGCCCCAGGGTGGCCTCCAGGTCTACTTCCCCGGACGCGCCAGCCGGGACCACCCAGACCTCGGCGCCCGCCTCCTCGATGCGCCGGCGATCGGCCGCCCGCGACAGCTCGGTCGTAATCACCACCGATGCGAACTCCCGGTGCCCAAAGAAGCGTTTGCGCAGCACCGCATCCGAGAACTCGGCCCGGCCGGAGACGACGAATGCCGCGGGATTGGCAGGCCGGCCCGCGGACGCGCGCGCCTCCCGCAGGTGCGGGTGCGTGATGGCCACGATGTCGTTTTGCCGAAGCGTGCCCGCGCCGCAGAGCACCGCGTCGGCCCATCCGCGCAGCGTCCTGAACAGGTAGTGATCCACCTCGGAGCCGATCCCCCATGCCTTGCCGTCAACGGCCACCGCGCCGTCCAGCGTCTGGACCATGTTGAGG
Above is a window of Armatimonadota bacterium DNA encoding:
- the secD gene encoding protein translocase subunit SecD, whose product is MSWASARFFCARSSLLPGRGLLLRARLGFRLVIILVLGLAAIQVAFRPLTFVGRTPVFRSPTLHMNLGLDLKGGSLLVLEGLDTSTAQATPEAVDAAMRVIEKRIDQLGVVEPTIQRQGLKRIIVELPGIQDPERAIKLIGKTALLEFVDTGAQSLPDGAHWSADGKTVILPERPGAPQPPGQTGTARSLPLAKKVVLTGADLESAQAGFDQNSAEPIVHFKFRGKAAKTFEDYTGANVGKYLTIVLDNEVISSPVIRDRITGGSGQISGGFRVIEEARDLAVLLRGGSLPIPVEVVENRTVGPQLGRDSIDKSLKASSVALVAVGVFMALYYGLPGLMADFALSLYLLALLALLSGLGATLTLPGIAGIVLSIGMAVDANVIIFEKVKEELRAGKSLRAAIAAGWTRATTTILDSNITTLIATGVLFLLGSGPIRGFAVTLSIGVLVSMFTAIIVTRAFVDAAATAGLGPQLARLAGRVAR
- a CDS encoding DUF72 domain-containing protein, with protein sequence MCSVGLRKTGVRPTNVSGRNATCIAARPRTRMMTRRKPRRALNSNPLPGSNDDRAQKKRAEAQDIIARARRYCQTRGGRAGSRRTRREGSRQAHANSSAVSLFPEPAGVPKTAPITVRGCEVFVGTCSWADRGVVASDFYPRGTKTDPRARLAHYAGVFPAVEVDASYHALQPPERARQWLDWTPASFRFGIKAFAWLTRHESDPRRLPPAIAALLPPGLRSGGPVRGDRVPEEALGAVWDQFAEFVNVFVAEGRLGYVLFQFPKGVGYSPDLFAYLETWAPYLRDWPVAVEIRHKEWLYHRHREAFLGFLRERGYAYVVPDMAQVQYFPPPEVEVTAGWSVVRFHGRNPALVERRVPTDRAYDYLYSREELEGWAATVGTLAPRVGSLYLMFNNHARGQAAQNGREMQALLTASG